CGGAGGAGGCTGAACTGGATCCCGGTGCTCCAGATGCAGAAATATCACACGATTGCTGGCGTTGCAGCGGAGCTGAAGCGAGTGGTGGAGAAGAAATTTCATGAAAATGATGGTCAAAGTGAAAAGAAGAGTGAGGTGGTATTGaaggatgtatgtttggttgAGGAGGAGAAAATTGACGAGCAATTGACTGAAAGTATGGGAACTGTTGTTGATGATGTTGGCTATGGAGGCGAGGTTGTCGAAGAGGAAGAGGATTCGCCTGATAGTGATATTACTGATTCAGGTAAGTATAATCTTTCATCTTCAAAATTATGACTTTCTCATTAATTCAAGCAacttccctttttttttcttctcatatCTTTATTGGAATGCACATAATTTTCATGAGAAATTAATAGCGAGCTTTGGATGATCTTGTCTTTGTTCCTGGAACCTACCACGGACAATGCTTACATGCAAATTTATAACTGCAATTGTAGCTGAATTTTTTAGAACGATTTGCTGAATAATGCTgtctttttagttaatttttcatTGTTTTGTTTCAAAAACAATTacattataatttctttttgtttgctgttattttcttttaatttctttatatttaaaaagggaaaattccaatttaatattaaattatggtGTTTGGTTGGTGGAAGGAATAGAAAAATCACAGAGTAGTTCTTGAAATACTTCAATACAGCTATATGCGTCGGGAATGAATTACTCATCTGAGGAATCGAATAGAAATtcttttattgaaaatttattaaaattttataaaaaatactaaaaacaTTGTACTTCTTACAAAAATGATACATTTTACTGTGAGAAAAAACAAATTTATACTGCAAAAACGCTCAATACTCTAATTTTTTCTCCACCAGATCCTAGATTCAAACTATCCatttgcaaaaaataaaaaggccCACTATTTTCTGACTTTGAATCGGTTCTATTGATTAGTTTTGTTTATAATAGGAGTATCCAGATATCCAGAATTCTGTAGTTTTTCGTTTACAAATATActggaaaattactttttcaaTATCATTTTCTATAGCGTGATTTTTTTTAgcaatctcttttttttttcctaaaataaAAGCATCCTCTTTttgaaggaaaaagaaaaggaaaaccgattccaaattgataataattgttatttttgTTGTATCAAGGTTTTATGGGGGTTTGAGGGTTTCGAGGCGGTGAAGGACTTGTCTGCATCCGGTGTTACGGTTATAGTCTCCTTGGAGAGATATAAGGATGAAAGAAAGTAGAACTGGAAATTGAAAGATAAAAGAAAGGGGACAGATTGAGAATTCTTGTTATTCCTTGGTGCAATGTCTTCAATCAGattcgacaaaaaaaaaaaaaaagtcttcaattggatgaaagaaagaaaaatgtatTCTCAAGAAGAGAATGGAAGGAATTTGATGGAGTTACTTTCCCAAACCTATTTAATTTAGGtctaatttgaattaaataagataaaacatataataatttcttttcttttgcatttagttttcaaaaaaaattattttttaatttaaataatatttaaaacaataaattttatttttacttttctcccatattttcttttttcgcCTTAAATTGTTTCCAGGTTTGTTTGGGAATACCTCTACGATTAATGCAACCATACGTGAGATGTGTGCAATGATTTGATTACAGGCGGCTTCCGATGCTAACTGTCGATCTTAATCATGATGTCATGGCTGCTATTTGAATGTTCCACGTGGTGTGAGGTTGTTGCGCTTTTGATAGACTTGCTTGCTAATCCCAAAGTTATTGAATATAGGACTCGTTACGGGGGGCCTCTTTTGTCCAGGTCGAGTTTCCGGGTCAACTCAGTGGACATTGGGCGGACCCTATTTTCAATGAGGCCGGGTGGACAAAATGGGTGGCGGGATAAGCCGATTCAAGATTCGAATCTTATATTGTGCTGGAAACTGAAAATCCTTTTCCTTTCTGTAGCTTTGTTGGCTTGTTTGGTCATTGGTGTACATTTGGCAGGGACAGCTTTGTTAGCAAATACGACAAATATTTTCCAATTGCTAGAGATGTGTGAccgatgataatgatgataagTAAGACAATGGAGTAACTACTGGTAAGATGATAAATAGAAAATTGTGTAAATGCAACTCACATGGGTGGTATTGATAGGCGAGAATTATCATGGGACTGATTCCCATGTACTGTACTACTGGACTGTAGCATAAAAAGATTTTTTGCCCAACAATATGTTACTAGAAAACTTAGAACAGTCAAATAATTGCTTGGagttttaaatgatttaatagATTGCAGTTCATCTTtatatctttatattatttatattgtaaTGGCAGTCTTGAACTCTTGATATATAAAAGATAAACAGAGACAGGTAGAACACTACTACGTCAATGCAATGTTTCTATGTTGCATGTTCAGTGCTATAAAACTTTTTCAGACATGATCTAGCTAGAATTGTTACAAGGAATTCTTTAAGACATGGTTAGCTTGGCGTTCCTCATTTTAATTAGTTACTGACATTTTTGTTTCTAGTAAATATCTTAGTCTAACAGGGTGAgccctgatttttttttttttggcttccTCTCTAAGAATGAATGTTGCGATACTGTGCTATCATTGGAACCTCTCTCTTAATCACTGAATTTTAAGTTGGCAATGGAAGCCCTGCTATGAATAAGACTGCAATATACTTCTTTTAATGGGTTTCGAAGGGAAACCAGGTCTCCTTGCTTTTCCAACTGACTGTTGCATTGATTTTTTCTAGTCTACACTTATTTTTCCTTCATTGCTGCATTATCATAGGTCTGCCTTCATTGTTAATTCTATGCATGGCGTTGTAGCTTTCTCGAAGTTATTCTTTTATAGTTCATTTATAGTCCGAGTTAAATAAAGGATCCTATATCATGGCATAGCTGGCtccatttcatttcttattttGGAATGTAGGATCTCAAGAAGTGCTGCCCACTAGAGAGAACATTGACATTTGTTCCAACCATGAAGATTGCAATTTACGTCCGGATCAAATCAAGTTGACAAAAGGTTTCACTGCAAAGGAACAAGTGAAAGGGCACATGGCGAGTTCTTTAATTCAAACTTTAAAAACCTTCTTTCCTTAGAGAAGATGGAATTCAGAGGCTAGATATCCCTATAGTATATGCTCTTAAAAAAGCAGCCAGCTGTTACTGATTGAGACATATTACAACTGGCAGGTGAATGTTGTGAAAGGTTTAAAGTTATATGAGGACGTTTTCACTGATTCTGAGCTGTCTAAGTTAACCGACTTCGTTAATGAACTCCGAGTTGCTGGTCAAAATGGGGAGCTTGCAGGTGACTTTCTATTTGTTCTACTGTTGTATGATTGAGCCCTCCTTTAAATGAAACTTGGCTTGGTGCTTCACTTTTAGCTTTGTCCTACAATTCATCACCCCTATCAAAAGAAGCTGCTTTCACTTTTGCATGAGAGAATTGAGTTGCTACAACCTCGTAGTCTATCTTAGTTCAATTTAAAACAGAGCAACTGGAGGCACAATCTGATTAAATAGCAAGTCTGGAAAATAGACTGGTGAAAGCCTTCGGGTTTCATTTCTGTTCTAAACTTGCGTTAACTTCACATATTTCTGAAACATATTGGATTTTTAAACAGCTCCCATTTCACCATATCTATTTTAGTTATTACCATATTGAATCTTAAATTGTTGACACAAAGGATTTTGACGTGAAGGGAAACAAGAGAGAGCTGATGTGCTGTTTTTGTAAAATCCAAATTGAGTGCCAAAAAAAAAAGTCGTCTCTTTGCTGACAATCCAAATTTACATAACTTTAATTACTTTTTTGTGCATGAAAGCTAAGCTTCTCAAATGTTGAATGCAGGAGagacttttattttattcaacaagcaggtaaagggaaacaagagaGAGTTGATTCAGCTTGGCGTTCCTATCTTTGGACATATAAAGGAGGAAGCTACAAGTGACAACCAAACAAGTATTATCTTATCATAAATATGTTCTAGTCTCTCAATTTTATGATTATTTGAGAAAAACAATCAAAGcgttttgcaatttttcaattttatcagGTAATATAGAACCAATTCCAGCACTTCTCCAAGACGTCATCAATCATCTGGTTCAGTGGCAACTAATACCAGAATATAAAAAACCAAATGCTTGTATCATCCATTTCTTTGATGAGGTATTTTATATTCTATAGATCTttgttttttcttattattgttAACTCGATGGAGCTTGCATAGAACACACCATACCTTTAGATTTATGCTCCGAGTTTTTTGGATCTGCAATTTTGTTGCTGAGGATAGTAAAAAATGGATATGCTTTTGGATGCAGCATGAACATTCACAGCCTTTTCAAAAGCCACCGCATTTGGACCAACCAATCTCTACTCTTCTCCTATCTGAATCGACAATGGCTTTTGGACGTACTCTTGTGAGTGACAACGATGGGAATTATAGAGGTCCACTCATGCTTTCATTAAAAGAAGGGTACACGAAAGTTCTTTTTAAATTGTGTTTACGCATTGCCTGTTACTTTTGCCCTGAACTTTAATGCTAAATTTAATAGGAAACTATAAGAATAAGCGAATGgtataaatgataaaataatcatataattgTATCCAACTCAAACAATTTGCCGTAGAAGAACCAAATGGCATAGTAGTAACATCCCATATGTTTTTGTGGTTTGACTTCTAATATCTGATGATACCACTCTTCATGTCTGGATGTGCATGGAGGGGTTAAATTAGCACTAGCACCTACTTCAGATAACCTCCTTCAAAGCTGTTTGACTGGAATTCTGGAAGTTTCTAATTTCAGAAAGTGAATAAAGCGAGTCTTACTACCACAAACTAGGTACTAATTAGCAAATAGCAATGACTACAAGTAGAAACAAGATAAATCTTCTAACCAGGATATATACAGAGTTTAACTGTgtgaaaataatgaaatattcTCAAATATCATTGCATGTACAGGATTTAACTGTGTGAAAATAGGATCTATACAGAAAGGTCTATTTAGCATTGACTCTGCTTATTTTGTGAAAACAAAATATCGAATGCGTATCTTGCTCCATTTATAAGTATAGATTGTCTACTCGGAATGTACATCTGATACATGACTCGATTTCGAAAATCTTGCTTAGGTCTCTTTTAGTAATGAGGGGAAACAGTGCTGATATGGCAAGGCATGTCATGTGCCCATCTCCAAACATAAGGGTCAGCATCACATTCTTCAAAGTTCGCCCGGATGCCAATCAAGGCCAGTCGCCACCAACTAGTCCCATGGCCGGTGCAATGACCCTATGGCAACCCAACATACCAAGTCCCTATGCGATGCCTAATGGAGCTCTGGGAGGGTACGAAGCAATGGATGCAATGACCAAGTGGGGAGTCCTTCGTACCCCGGTGGTCATGCTAGCTCCTGTGCGCCCTATGGTGTTGAATCCAAAAAGGATCCCTAGTGGTGGAACTGGGGTTTTCTTGCCCTGGAATGTAGGATCAAGAAAGCCTGCAAAGCATCTTCCACCCCGTGCCCAAAAAGGGCGGCTACTCACATTTCCTTCCATTGAAACGCACATAACAGATTCTGCTTCTGAAACAGGCGTCATTGTTGAGGCAAAATTGGCAGGATAGCCTGAGGCAGCCCTGGGGCCTACGCAGAGAAAGTCAACTATTGGTACGAATTGTACAATTCTTGCTAGCTTGCCATTAGACAATTGGGGCCTGAAGTGCTGTCAACCAAGTTTGTCATATCAATTCCACACTCTCCCCTCAGTAGATCAAGTTCTAGTGTTGGTCAGTACGCAAATCTCTGATGCCAATGATGTAGGCCTCTAGGAATAGTTGGGCTATATGTCTGCAGAGTGTGAATTAGCTCTTCCAGAGGGCAGAATTTTGTATTAAAaagtttttcatatttaatatttttcattga
The Manihot esculenta cultivar AM560-2 chromosome 1, M.esculenta_v8, whole genome shotgun sequence genome window above contains:
- the LOC110611946 gene encoding RNA demethylase ALKBH10B, producing MPMAAGIASPKDPAARPPVSPTVVPVQTPPMMVTDAFAKDAILAWFRGEFAAANAIIDALCSHLAQLSGGPGSDYESLFAAIHRRRLNWIPVLQMQKYHTIAGVAAELKRVVEKKFHENDGQSEKKSEVVLKDVCLVEEEKIDEQLTESMGTVVDDVGYGGEVVEEEEDSPDSDITDSGSQEVLPTRENIDICSNHEDCNLRPDQIKLTKGFTAKEQVKGHMVNVVKGLKLYEDVFTDSELSKLTDFVNELRVAGQNGELAGETFILFNKQVKGNKRELIQLGVPIFGHIKEEATSDNQTSNIEPIPALLQDVINHLVQWQLIPEYKKPNACIIHFFDEHEHSQPFQKPPHLDQPISTLLLSESTMAFGRTLVSDNDGNYRGPLMLSLKEGSLLVMRGNSADMARHVMCPSPNIRVSITFFKVRPDANQGQSPPTSPMAGAMTLWQPNIPSPYAMPNGALGGYEAMDAMTKWGVLRTPVVMLAPVRPMVLNPKRIPSGGTGVFLPWNVGSRKPAKHLPPRAQKGRLLTFPSIETHITDSASETGVIVEAKLAG